Proteins encoded in a region of the Flammeovirga yaeyamensis genome:
- a CDS encoding SusC/RagA family TonB-linked outer membrane protein: MYRLLLPNFFIKKWGWLPIAFTFMAIFTTNAFALNGYSLFEIIQKIEEKHHVEFAYSNEVRDMENINISLDGSLDNVIQQLSNKTGLSFKRVDDMYIVQPPKEQPKQDQQERIIKGQVKDALSGEPIIGATVIIKGSTAGTITDMDGNYELKASMGNILVFAFLGFEPQEVVFTSQSTINVELNENAQELTEVVVTALGLEKEAKAVGYSTQEVKSDAIETVRQPNVMTNLTGKVAGLDVKNSTEMFDGLSIEIRGREPLIVVDGIPVETNLYDINPDDIESVNVLKGASASALYGSRGKDGAVMISMKKGKGKSDKLDINVNMGTQMQTGFVVLPETQSQYGMGSNGQYWYVDGKGGGIADGDGWVWGPKLNQRDPNTASGYREIAQWNSPIDPVTGERIATPWVSKGENNLQNFLSQASISNLNLSVAKHTENGYVRVSAGHMYQSGMVPNTDLNISNVSVTTQQKLGKKFTLDAFFSYNKQYSDNYPRTGYGPHNYMYNLLFWMGPDVDVRDLRNYWADGQEGYQQRNYNDAWYNNPYFVAYENRQMYDKNTNLAYATLTYDINDNLKILNRASINNSSEFKDLKTPKSFLDYSNDIRGNYEIWNADRFWFNNDLIITYNKKFNDNWALSMNLGGNYNSYQARDMYSGTDGLQVPNNYNLANSIGPVTATNMFFNKAMYSVYGTAELAWKNAIFLNLAARNDWSSTLPASNNSYFYPSVSTSVVVSDLIEMPEAVSIFKLRGSMAQVSGDLDIYQTQSVYRSANRMWNGNAQVYYPSTLLNPNIRPETSTTFELGTDVRFLRDRIGFDLTYYEIVDTDQIIKLPTSEASGFDERYVNGNEYKQQGIELMVHATPIRKNNFEWNTSMNWSKFVRKLTSIYGGQDNYNGLQAGDRTDTYLGYDWERSPEGEIVYDANSGLPIVNPTRTAMGHTAPDWLFGFQNSFRYKNWSLGFAIDGRIGGIMYSTTNQKMMWGGVHMNTLSEHRDRDIAGESSFVGQGVIVTGGEIVRDAQGNVISDTRTFAPNSTGVGYSSWVIDHHGGRSDAPGLFDASYVKLREVSITYNVPKTFASKLHMKGASVSLTCNNVWMWSNIPNVDPDIGYDNSQSPSPRYTGINLKANF, encoded by the coding sequence ATGTATCGACTTTTACTACCTAACTTTTTTATCAAAAAGTGGGGCTGGCTGCCTATTGCCTTTACTTTCATGGCAATATTCACCACAAATGCCTTCGCTTTAAACGGATACTCTCTTTTTGAGATCATCCAAAAGATCGAAGAAAAGCATCATGTAGAATTTGCTTATTCCAATGAAGTAAGAGATATGGAAAACATCAATATCTCTTTAGATGGATCTTTGGATAATGTGATTCAACAGCTTTCGAATAAAACAGGCCTTTCTTTTAAAAGAGTGGATGATATGTATATCGTTCAGCCACCTAAAGAACAGCCTAAACAAGATCAACAGGAAAGAATTATCAAAGGACAAGTTAAGGATGCTTTGAGCGGGGAACCGATTATTGGAGCAACGGTTATTATAAAAGGATCTACAGCAGGCACAATTACCGATATGGATGGTAATTATGAGCTGAAAGCATCTATGGGAAACATTTTAGTCTTTGCTTTTCTAGGCTTCGAACCTCAGGAAGTAGTTTTCACATCTCAGTCAACTATTAATGTAGAACTGAATGAAAATGCTCAGGAATTAACAGAAGTAGTAGTCACTGCCTTGGGTCTAGAAAAAGAAGCTAAAGCGGTAGGTTATTCCACTCAAGAAGTAAAATCTGATGCCATAGAAACAGTTCGTCAGCCTAACGTAATGACCAACCTAACGGGTAAAGTGGCAGGTTTGGATGTGAAGAACTCTACAGAAATGTTTGATGGTCTTTCGATTGAAATTAGAGGTAGAGAACCACTCATTGTTGTAGATGGTATTCCTGTAGAAACCAATCTATATGATATTAACCCTGATGATATTGAAAGCGTGAACGTGCTAAAAGGTGCTTCTGCCTCTGCTCTTTATGGATCAAGAGGTAAAGACGGTGCAGTGATGATCAGCATGAAGAAAGGAAAAGGAAAAAGCGATAAACTGGACATCAATGTGAATATGGGAACACAAATGCAAACAGGGTTTGTTGTGCTTCCGGAAACACAATCACAATATGGAATGGGATCAAATGGTCAGTATTGGTATGTAGATGGTAAAGGTGGCGGTATCGCTGATGGAGACGGATGGGTTTGGGGCCCAAAATTAAATCAGAGAGATCCTAACACAGCCTCAGGTTATAGAGAAATAGCACAATGGAATAGCCCAATTGATCCTGTAACAGGAGAAAGAATTGCTACTCCTTGGGTATCAAAAGGAGAAAACAACCTTCAGAACTTTTTATCTCAGGCATCGATCTCTAACCTTAACTTATCGGTGGCAAAGCATACAGAAAATGGTTATGTGAGGGTGTCAGCAGGACATATGTACCAAAGTGGTATGGTGCCGAACACGGATTTGAACATCAGCAATGTATCGGTAACTACTCAGCAGAAATTGGGTAAGAAATTTACATTAGATGCCTTCTTCTCTTACAACAAACAATATTCTGATAATTACCCAAGAACAGGTTATGGTCCACACAACTATATGTACAACTTGTTATTCTGGATGGGTCCTGATGTAGATGTGAGAGATTTGAGAAATTATTGGGCAGATGGACAAGAAGGTTATCAACAAAGAAATTATAACGACGCTTGGTACAACAACCCTTACTTTGTGGCTTATGAGAATCGTCAGATGTATGATAAAAATACCAACTTGGCATACGCTACTCTAACGTACGATATCAATGACAACTTGAAGATTTTAAACAGAGCATCGATTAATAATAGTTCGGAGTTCAAAGACTTGAAAACACCAAAATCGTTCTTGGATTACAGTAATGATATTCGTGGTAACTATGAAATATGGAATGCAGATCGTTTCTGGTTCAATAATGATCTTATCATCACTTACAATAAGAAGTTTAATGATAATTGGGCGTTATCAATGAATCTTGGAGGTAATTATAATTCTTACCAGGCAAGAGATATGTATTCGGGAACAGACGGTTTGCAAGTACCGAACAATTATAACTTAGCTAACTCTATTGGACCGGTAACTGCCACGAATATGTTCTTTAATAAAGCAATGTATTCAGTATACGGTACTGCAGAATTGGCTTGGAAGAATGCTATTTTCTTAAACTTAGCCGCTCGTAATGATTGGTCTTCTACCTTACCTGCATCGAACAACTCTTATTTCTATCCATCAGTGAGCACAAGTGTTGTGGTATCTGATTTAATCGAAATGCCTGAAGCAGTTTCCATCTTTAAGTTAAGAGGATCTATGGCACAGGTATCAGGTGATTTGGACATCTACCAAACACAATCAGTATACAGAAGTGCGAATAGAATGTGGAATGGAAATGCTCAAGTGTATTATCCATCAACTTTACTGAATCCAAATATTCGTCCTGAAACATCAACAACTTTTGAATTAGGTACTGACGTGAGGTTCTTGAGAGATAGAATTGGGTTTGACCTTACCTATTACGAAATCGTCGATACAGATCAGATTATTAAGTTACCAACATCAGAAGCTTCTGGATTTGATGAACGTTATGTGAACGGTAATGAGTACAAGCAGCAAGGTATCGAATTGATGGTGCATGCGACTCCTATTCGCAAAAATAACTTTGAGTGGAATACTTCAATGAACTGGTCAAAGTTCGTTAGAAAGCTAACTAGCATTTATGGGGGACAAGACAACTACAATGGTTTGCAAGCAGGTGATAGAACAGATACTTATTTGGGATACGATTGGGAGAGATCACCTGAAGGAGAAATTGTATATGATGCCAACTCAGGTTTACCAATTGTGAATCCAACTAGAACAGCCATGGGGCACACTGCTCCGGATTGGTTATTTGGTTTCCAAAACTCTTTCAGATATAAAAATTGGAGCCTAGGATTTGCTATTGATGGCCGTATTGGTGGAATCATGTATTCTACAACTAACCAAAAGATGATGTGGGGTGGTGTTCATATGAATACGCTTTCGGAACATCGTGATAGAGATATCGCTGGAGAAAGTTCTTTTGTGGGACAAGGTGTGATCGTTACTGGCGGAGAGATTGTTAGAGATGCTCAAGGTAATGTGATATCAGACACAAGAACATTTGCTCCGAACTCAACAGGAGTAGGTTATTCTTCTTGGGTAATTGATCATCACGGTGGTAGATCAGATGCTCCGGGTCTTTTTGATGCCTCTTATGTAAAACTTCGTGAGGTATCTATCACTTACAATGTACCAAAAACATTTGCATCAAAACTTCATATGAAAGGAGCTTCAGTAAGTCTTACTTGCAATAATGTTTGGATGTGGTCGAATATCCCGAATGTTGATCCAGACATCGGATACGATAATTCTCAATCGCCATCGCCTAGATATACTGGTATCAACTTAAAAGCTAATTTCTAA
- a CDS encoding helix-turn-helix domain-containing protein, producing the protein MNYYRLITYFTSILFFCQTLQVDAVNFVIKNLPLHHPHNETLFLVGSFNAWNPSDQKYQFFKNEEGQWMVTVPDQLNAFEYKITRGDWSKVESTQDGKPKANRVFISENESDTVFIDILGWEDLAGQTTIILHEIPSSTPYESKFFLAGDFNDWDPANTNYQFNKDENGLYTFTLPSSIADFEFKVSRGSWSTIECLSNGRYRPNRVYHHTSKGPEQIIVSVDDWEDVFKGHFWELPQLTQFLLFHLFLLTIYILWMNHGHHQLKLTLMILLSGLSTVTLYWTSYYLPTKNALGSIHLFHYLMIPLVYLIIANVQDDVFRSFQPKKYLSVIFLLGVGLLASLGCYLMQEEPLLLIFHERKYPTINLLVKVFFVSTSLIGWYFSKKHLKEYNTESLQGSTVKLVRKAFEYYQKVGLVIIMAFFGALVIQGYLVFSFQNNFELQDLSDEIIWYATFTYLIFISAWVFKYHAFIKPIDQKSTYRKEEMTSTNKEIEEFIEKMTQLFERDKLYTKHDLTLNDVANLLDIPSHKLTKLIHQAYKRNFSELVNDYRVQAFTKRVLIGDAEKSTLLSIAYEVGFQSKSTFNRAFKKSTGVTPKEYMQKSAVKKILED; encoded by the coding sequence ATGAATTATTATCGACTAATTACTTATTTCACTTCCATCCTATTCTTCTGTCAAACACTTCAGGTGGATGCTGTCAACTTTGTGATCAAAAATTTGCCTTTGCATCATCCCCATAATGAAACACTCTTTTTGGTGGGGTCTTTTAATGCATGGAATCCATCTGATCAGAAATACCAGTTTTTTAAAAATGAAGAGGGACAATGGATGGTTACTGTTCCCGATCAGCTCAACGCTTTTGAGTATAAAATAACCCGAGGCGATTGGTCGAAGGTAGAGTCCACACAAGATGGCAAACCGAAGGCTAACCGAGTTTTTATATCAGAAAATGAGTCGGATACCGTGTTTATTGATATACTCGGATGGGAAGATTTGGCGGGGCAAACGACGATTATTTTACATGAAATCCCTTCCTCCACTCCTTACGAATCCAAGTTCTTTCTAGCAGGCGATTTTAACGATTGGGATCCTGCAAATACCAATTATCAATTTAATAAAGATGAAAACGGCTTGTACACTTTTACTTTGCCTTCATCAATTGCTGATTTCGAATTTAAAGTCTCGAGAGGAAGTTGGTCGACGATTGAGTGTTTGTCTAATGGCCGTTATCGTCCTAATAGAGTGTATCATCATACCTCAAAAGGGCCCGAACAAATTATTGTTTCGGTCGACGATTGGGAAGATGTCTTTAAAGGTCATTTTTGGGAATTACCTCAACTTACTCAGTTTCTTTTATTCCATCTTTTTTTACTGACGATTTATATTCTTTGGATGAATCACGGGCATCATCAATTAAAATTAACGTTGATGATATTATTATCGGGTTTATCCACAGTGACACTTTATTGGACATCTTACTACTTGCCCACAAAAAATGCTTTAGGCAGTATTCATCTCTTCCACTATTTGATGATTCCACTTGTTTATTTAATCATAGCCAATGTGCAAGACGATGTATTTAGATCTTTCCAACCCAAGAAATACTTATCGGTAATATTCCTTTTAGGGGTGGGGCTATTGGCATCTTTAGGTTGTTACTTGATGCAAGAAGAACCACTTCTATTAATTTTCCATGAGAGAAAATATCCAACGATTAATCTATTGGTAAAAGTATTCTTTGTTTCAACTTCTTTGATTGGGTGGTATTTTTCTAAAAAGCATTTGAAAGAATATAATACTGAGTCTTTACAAGGCAGCACAGTAAAATTGGTCAGAAAAGCTTTTGAGTATTATCAAAAAGTAGGTTTGGTAATTATTATGGCCTTCTTTGGGGCTTTAGTGATTCAGGGCTATTTGGTGTTTTCATTCCAAAATAACTTTGAACTTCAAGACTTATCAGACGAAATCATATGGTATGCTACTTTTACTTATCTGATTTTTATATCGGCTTGGGTCTTTAAATATCATGCATTCATTAAACCTATAGATCAGAAAAGTACCTATCGAAAAGAAGAAATGACATCCACAAATAAAGAGATCGAAGAATTTATTGAGAAGATGACTCAACTTTTTGAAAGAGATAAATTATACACCAAACATGATCTTACTTTAAATGATGTGGCCAACTTATTGGATATACCTTCTCATAAACTGACTAAACTGATTCATCAGGCGTATAAGAGGAATTTTTCGGAGTTAGTCAATGATTACAGAGTGCAGGCATTTACTAAAAGAGTACTTATTGGAGATGCAGAAAAGTCGACCCTATTAAGTATTGCTTATGAAGTCGGTTTCCAATCGAAAAGTACGTTCAATAGAGCTTTTAAAAAGTCAACAGGTGTAACACCGAAAGAATACATGCAGAAATCGGCTGTCAAGAAAATTTTAGAGGATTGA
- a CDS encoding SusD/RagB family nutrient-binding outer membrane lipoprotein, giving the protein MKKSFLYIVVLLAGFSACKPLSEVNENPNDPTSAHPSQLLTYVSQHVFNGNRTSYDPSLSSRQLVYTQSNTASQSFTWQRGGFGDYHYIMQLQKMIEESQELQDGDNYIAVAKILRSYYFFELTRTFTDVPYSEAVRGESDGIFTPAYDSQKDVIEGVLSELQEAASLLDENNTIGGDIVFDGNAGKWKQFANSLALKVLINLSKREGDVSFNISEEFKKIYESGEYFNELDAAANLRYVDALNSRYFLYQNNGIATDTWMEKTMVDFFKEREDERLFSVAAMTTNAELEGKEANDWDAYEGVDGSMAFGDIRNEVNTGDVSSIDPRYFSDPVNEPYMILGYSEMMFILAEGAQRGWIDNNLTASFYNKGTVGSLQFYGISDEKIEAYMQHPKVIFQPENGLEMIMDQKKAALIIQGGYELFYNYLRTGYPEITIGEGTGNNGKIPYRWMYPQSEVLNNASAIDALDYNDDVNHTPWIWK; this is encoded by the coding sequence ATGAAAAAATCATTTTTATATATAGTTGTATTGCTTGCGGGTTTTAGTGCCTGCAAGCCCCTTTCGGAGGTGAATGAGAATCCGAACGATCCAACTTCGGCACATCCCTCTCAGTTGTTGACCTACGTAAGTCAGCATGTGTTTAATGGTAACAGAACAAGTTACGATCCTTCCTTATCGTCAAGACAATTGGTATATACTCAGAGTAATACCGCTTCTCAGTCATTTACGTGGCAAAGAGGAGGTTTTGGAGATTATCACTACATCATGCAGTTACAGAAAATGATAGAGGAATCACAAGAATTGCAAGATGGTGATAATTATATCGCAGTTGCTAAAATCTTGAGATCGTATTATTTCTTCGAACTGACAAGAACATTTACAGATGTTCCTTATTCAGAAGCAGTAAGGGGAGAAAGTGATGGTATTTTCACTCCTGCTTATGATTCTCAAAAAGATGTGATTGAAGGTGTACTTTCAGAACTTCAAGAAGCTGCTTCTTTATTGGATGAGAATAATACGATAGGTGGTGATATTGTTTTTGATGGGAATGCAGGAAAATGGAAACAGTTTGCCAACTCACTTGCTTTGAAAGTGTTGATCAACTTAAGTAAAAGAGAAGGTGATGTATCTTTTAATATTTCGGAAGAATTTAAAAAGATCTATGAGTCTGGAGAATACTTTAATGAATTGGATGCTGCTGCTAATTTGAGATATGTTGATGCCTTAAATTCTAGATACTTCCTTTATCAAAACAATGGTATCGCAACAGATACGTGGATGGAAAAGACCATGGTCGATTTCTTTAAAGAAAGAGAAGATGAGCGTCTTTTTAGTGTTGCTGCTATGACTACCAATGCAGAGTTGGAAGGAAAAGAAGCAAATGATTGGGATGCTTATGAAGGTGTTGACGGTTCGATGGCGTTTGGAGATATCAGAAACGAAGTAAATACTGGAGATGTTTCTTCTATTGATCCACGTTATTTTTCTGATCCAGTAAATGAACCTTACATGATCTTAGGTTACTCAGAAATGATGTTCATTTTGGCAGAAGGTGCACAAAGAGGTTGGATCGATAATAATCTAACAGCATCTTTCTACAATAAAGGAACAGTGGGGTCGCTTCAATTCTATGGAATTTCTGATGAAAAAATTGAAGCCTACATGCAACATCCAAAAGTGATTTTCCAACCTGAAAATGGATTGGAGATGATTATGGATCAGAAAAAAGCTGCTTTAATTATTCAAGGTGGATATGAATTGTTCTACAACTACCTAAGAACAGGTTATCCGGAAATTACTATTGGTGAAGGAACAGGTAACAATGGTAAAATTCCTTACCGTTGGATGTACCCTCAGTCGGAAGTATTAAACAATGCATCTGCAATTGATGCTTTGGATTACAATGATGATGTAAACCATACTCCTTGGATCTGGAAATAA
- a CDS encoding alkaline phosphatase family protein, whose protein sequence is MKNYTLGLISLILTLFVSCQPTENKSNNISEKERKVVYIIVDGIPNDVVEKVHTPNLDSIAAKGGYTHAYVGGKKDGYSQTPTISAVGYNSLLTGTWVNKHNVFGNGIKAPNYNYTSLFKLAKEQERPYSTAIYSTWLDNRTKLIGEGLAATGNVKVDYAFDGFELDTVNFPKKENNLQYFEIDEKVSKEAGRYIKENAPDFSWVYLQYTDDASHRFGDGDYFYEYVTKADAQVGRVWDAVKEREAKYNEEWMIVVTTDHGRTAETGHHHGGQSERERATWIVTNQKPNKYFDYGTPGVTSIYPSIINFMGWKMKDEQREELDDVAFYGETDFFGLDASSKNNKTTITWTPLQNGEAEVLVTTTNNFKTGGADQYTSLGKVNLKDKSFTFDNQGDFQKIVLKSKNTVTNTWTVKEE, encoded by the coding sequence ATGAAAAACTATACACTAGGGTTGATATCACTAATACTAACATTATTTGTGAGCTGCCAACCAACAGAAAATAAATCAAATAATATTTCAGAAAAGGAAAGAAAAGTAGTCTACATCATTGTTGATGGCATTCCAAATGATGTTGTAGAGAAAGTACATACACCTAATTTAGATAGTATTGCTGCAAAAGGAGGTTATACACATGCGTATGTTGGTGGAAAAAAAGATGGTTATTCGCAAACACCAACAATTTCTGCAGTAGGATACAATTCGCTGTTAACGGGTACTTGGGTAAATAAACACAATGTTTTTGGAAACGGAATCAAAGCACCTAATTACAATTATACATCACTTTTTAAGTTGGCCAAAGAACAAGAAAGACCTTATTCTACTGCAATTTATTCAACTTGGTTGGACAATAGAACTAAGTTAATTGGTGAGGGTCTAGCTGCTACAGGAAATGTAAAAGTAGATTATGCTTTTGATGGTTTTGAATTGGATACTGTCAATTTCCCAAAGAAAGAAAACAACTTGCAGTACTTCGAAATCGATGAAAAAGTGAGTAAAGAGGCAGGGCGTTATATTAAAGAGAACGCACCTGATTTTTCATGGGTGTATCTTCAATACACAGACGATGCGTCCCACCGTTTTGGCGATGGTGATTATTTCTATGAGTATGTTACAAAAGCGGATGCTCAAGTGGGTAGAGTTTGGGACGCTGTGAAAGAAAGAGAAGCAAAGTATAACGAGGAATGGATGATTGTAGTGACAACAGATCATGGTCGTACAGCAGAAACAGGACATCATCATGGTGGTCAATCTGAGCGCGAAAGAGCGACTTGGATTGTGACGAACCAAAAGCCAAATAAGTATTTTGATTATGGCACTCCAGGTGTGACTTCTATCTATCCATCTATCATCAATTTTATGGGGTGGAAAATGAAAGACGAACAAAGAGAAGAGTTGGATGATGTCGCTTTTTATGGTGAAACTGATTTCTTTGGATTGGATGCATCATCAAAAAATAACAAAACAACCATTACATGGACGCCATTACAAAATGGAGAAGCGGAAGTGTTGGTGACTACCACAAATAATTTCAAAACAGGTGGTGCAGATCAGTATACGTCTTTGGGTAAAGTTAACTTAAAAGACAAATCATTTACTTTTGATAATCAAGGAGATTTTCAAAAGATAGTTCTGAAATCGAAAAATACGGTAACGAATACTTGGACTGTGAAAGAAGAGTAA